One Nicotiana sylvestris chromosome 12, ASM39365v2, whole genome shotgun sequence genomic window carries:
- the LOC104218583 gene encoding leucine-rich repeat receptor-like tyrosine-protein kinase PXC3 has protein sequence METLRLFTALLVGLLLGCQLGNSQVLLEKAIVEAIGKELEISVWDLNTSNFCSWHGISCSSNNSMVERLNLSSFRLQGNVTLISELKALKWLDLSNNNFHGLIPSAFGNLSQLQFLDLSFNMFGNSIPGEFGRLNNLKALNLSNNLLTGSIPDELQGLENLQYFQIFTNKLNGSIPMWIGNLTNLRVFAAYENEFSGDIPVNLGLHSELLLLNLHSNLLQGTIPESIFAMEKLEFLILTNNKLTGIIPDSIGNCKGLSNIRIGNNKLIGGIPKAIGNITSLTYFEADNNTLSGEIVSEFAHCANLTLLNLASNGFSGTIPPEFGQLNNLQELIVSGNNLFGEIPTSVLRCKNLNKLDLSNNKFNGTIPGDICNTSKLQFLLLGQNSLKGEIPREIGNCIKLLELQMGSNYLTGIIPTEIGHMKNLQISLNLSHNHLRGQLPKDLGKLDKLVSLDVSNNQLSGNIPLELKGMLSLIEVNFSNNQFTGPIPTFAPFEKSLNSSFLGNKGLCGEPLSSDCGNIYGYEHNGYHHRVSYRLILAVVGSGFAVFVSVTVVVLLFMMREKQEETTKEAGNTTDEICSKPVIVAGNVFVENLKQAIDFDAVVKAVRKDSNKISTGTFSDVYRADMPSGMILSVKSLKSMDKTIIHHQNKMIRELEKLSKLCHDNLTRPIGFAIYEDVVLLLHQYYANGTLAQFLHESSQRPEYEPDWPTRLSIAIGVAEGLAFLHHVAIIHLDISSGNVFLDSNFRPLVGEVEISRLLDPSRGTASISAVAGSFGYIPPEYAYTMQVTAPGNVYSYGVILLEILTSRLPVDEAFGEGVDLVRWVHGASARGETPEQILDARLSTNSFAWRKEMLAALKVALMCTDTTPAKRPRMKKVAEMLQEVTQS, from the exons ATGGAAACTTTGAGGTTGTTCACTGCTTTGTTAGTTGGTTTATTGTTAGGTTGTCAACTTGGTAATTCCCAGGTTCTTCTTGAAAAGGCAATTGTAGAGGCAATTGGTAAAGAGCTAGAAATATCTGTGTGGGATCTGAACACCTCTAATTTCTGCTCTTGGCATGGCATTAGTTGCAGTTCAAACAATTCTATGGTGGAAAGGCTGAATCTTTCTAGTTTTCGGTTACAAGGTAATGTGACTCTAATATCTGAGCTTAAAGCATTGAAGTGGTTGGACCTTTCTAACAACAATTTCCATGGCTTAATTCCATCAGCATTTGGGAATTTGTCTCAACTTCAGTTTCTTGATTTGTCTTTTAATATGTTTGGAAACTCTATTCCTGGAGAATTTGGTAGGCTCAACAACCTTAAAGCATTGAACCTTTCAAACAACTTGCTCACTGGTTCAATACCTGATGAGCTTCAAGGGTTAGAGAATTTGCAATATTTCCAAATATTTACTAACAAATTGAATGGTTCTATTCCAATGTGGATTGGGAATTTGACCAACCTTAGAGTGTTTGCTGCTTATGAGAACGAGTTTAGTGGTGATATTCCAGTTAATTTAGGCTTACACTCAGAGCTCTTGTTGTTGAATCTTCATTCAAATCTGCTTCAAGGGACAATTCCCGAGAGTATTTTCGCTATGGAGAAGCTTGAATTTCTGATCCTGACTAATAATAAATTGACTGGCATTATTCCTGACTCAATTGGGAATTGCAAAGGCCTTTCAAACATTAGAATTGGGAATAACAAGCTCATAGGTGGCATCCCTAAAGCAATTGGAAATATCACTAGTCTTACTTATTTTGAAGCAGATAATAACACTCTTTCTGGAGAGATTGTCTCAGAATTCGCGCACTGTGCTAATCTCACTCTTCTTAATTTAGCTTCAAATGGATTTTCTGGTACTATTCCTCCTGAGTTTGGCCAGCTCAACAATCTGCAGGAGTTGATTGTTTCTGGAAATAATTTGTTTGGAGAGATTCCAACATCAGTTCTTAGGTGCAAGAATCTCAACAAGCTTGACTTAAGTAACAACAAATTCAATGGAACCATACCGGGAGATATATGCAACACATCCAAGTTACAGTTCTTGCTGCTGGGACAGAACTCATTGAAAGGGGAAATACCTCGCGAGATTGGGAATTGCATAAAATTGCTTGAGTTGCAAATGGGGAGTAATTATCTTACTGGAATCATCCCTACTGAGATTGGTCATATGAAGAACTTACAAATCTCATTGAATTTGAGTCATAATCATCTCCGCGGCCAGTTGCCCAAGGATCTTGGAAAACTTGACAAGTTGGTTTCTTTAGATGTGTCTAATAATCAGCTCTCAGGGAATATTCCATTGGAGTTGAAGGGCATGCTGAGTTTGATAGAGGTTAACTTTTCAAACAATCAATTCACAGGCCCTATACCCACTTTTGCACCATTTGAGAAGAGCCTAAATTCAAGCTTTCTTGGAAACAAAGGGCTCTGTGGTGAGCCTTTGAGTAGTGATTGTGGAAATATATATGGTTATGAGCACAATGGTTACCATCACCGAGTTTCCTACCGGCTCATTTTGGCTGTTGTTGGTTCTGGTTTTGCAGTTTTTGTATCCGTTACGGTGGTTGTTTTACTATTCATGATGAGGGAGAAACAAGAGGAAACCACCAAGGAAGCTGGAAATACCACTGATGAAATTTGTAGCAAACCGGTGATCGTTGCGGGGAATGTTTTCGTTGAGAATCTCAAGCAAGCAATAGATTTTGATGCAGTTGTAAAAGCAGTCAGGAAAGATTCAAATAAGATTAGCACGGGCACTTTCAGCGATGTGTATAGAGCAGACATGCCTTCTGGGATGATTTTGTCTGTTAAGAGTTTAAAGTCAATGGACAAAACTATAATTCATCACCAGAACAAAATGATCAGAGAGCTTGAAAAGCTAAGTAAACTCTGTCATGATAATCTAACTAGGCCTATCGGGTTTGCAATCTATGAAGACGTCGTTCTACTCTTACATCAATACTATGCCAATGGGACGCTGGCTCAGTTTCTTCACGAGTCTAGCCAGAGACCTGAATATGAACCTGACTGGCCGACGAGACTTTCCATCGCCATTGGAGTTGCAGAAGGGTTAGCGTTCCTTCATCACGTGGCCATAATCCATCTTGATATTTCTTCAGGGAATGTGTTTCTTGATTCTAATTTCAGGCCTTTGGTTGGTGAAGTTGAAATATCCCGACTTCTTGATCCGTCTAGAGGGACTGCAAGTATCAGTGCTGTTGCTGGCTCATTTGGATACATTCCTCCAG AGTATGCATATACCATGCAAGTAACAGCTCCCGGAAATGTCTATAGCTATGGGGTTATTTTGCTCGAGATCCTTACCTCTCGATTACCTGTTGATGAAGCTTTTGGTGAAGGAGTTGATTTGGTCAGGTGGGTTCACGGTGCATCTGCAAGAGGAGAAACACCAGAGCAGATACTCGACGCAAGGCTGAGCACCAATTCTTTTGCTTGGAGGAAAGAAATGCTTGCAGCTCTAAAGGTAGCATTAATGTGCACCGACACCACTCCAGCAAAACGACCAAGAATGAAGAAggtggcagagatgcttcaaGAGGTTACACAAAGTTGA